Sequence from the Cucumis sativus cultivar 9930 chromosome 1, Cucumber_9930_V3, whole genome shotgun sequence genome:
AACATTGTGTATgatcatattaattttttttcttttgtaacttaattaaaaaaaaaaaaaaaggtcaattTTTGAGTGGAAGATATAGTGGTGATTGGGTGGGAGTGTGTCATATGTTTAACCTTATATAGATAAAGTTTTGAAGATAGAAACATATAGTCTTTGATCACATTAAGTTGCTGAAACTTTAAACAGGTTCATGAACTTGAAAACATCTAATCAAACTCAGCCTAAAAATTGTACTAATTTTGCATTATTGgtgtaataaatttattttgagttaattggattaaaaaaattaaaaatattaaattacaattagGTCCTATATATTAGTTGTCATAGTTTAATCAACCTGATCAATATAGTTTTGAAACCAtagagatatttaaaatattattttttagtccatatatcttttaattgcAAAAATTTGATTCACctaattttttgtaaattttaaaattaatttatatgcTTAGTCtataattaatctttttaaaaaaatagtactAATAAAGAGATGGTTTTTCTTAGCTTTTTCCTCTCcgaattttgaaatatattttatatataatattatgtgCTTTTCTTAAacgaaaataattaatattattttaagattcatttaaattagtacataataaattttaaaatcatttaagaaataattaattacgtAATTTATTAAGAATATTAGACAAAACTAAACTTTGGGTCAAAATATAGAGTAATATAAAAATCATTTCTCTAAACGTATATAGAATTACTAATTGgatcaaaatgttaaaatctaaaaaaaaattgagtgattgataattatgaaatttaaaccAACCTCAATTAAAATAggttataaatttgttttgaattgagtTTGATAAATTATGAAAGTAGGTCAACGTGAGTTTAGCTCAATTGACACCCGTTATATACTTGTGGATATGAAGTTTTGGGTTCAAATCTCTCCACCATGTGTTTACTAAAATACGTTtcctaagaaaaaaaattataaaagtaggTGTGTTTTGTGAGGTTGATAAGTACAAGTTGTCaataaccaaacaaacaaaaacataccatttttctttcatgttttctACTCATACATGGAGATTACTTGTCTcataagtttcaaaatgtGATATATAAAGAAGTTTTGAAAGGGCATCTGAGAGAGATGAAAAGTGGGAACACAATTGATCATATTTTAAGGGTTGGAATCCTTTGACTATGTTATTTGGCCGGCTCTTTGAATGATCAGGTACAAATTAAATGGCTCCTTGATTGGTGTATGACATATCAATATCATATACAATGATTTTAATCTTATGAGGCATTTGGAATGCATGTTTGAAATCAAACGCCTAATATTTAAATGCATATCGGCTTATTTGATAGGACCCTAATGTCTGAAAATTATCCCGTGTTTGGGTGCAAGGAATTGGAAATCTGAATTTCTGATGTTTAGGGTGCTGGTTTTGAATTCTTATGCTTAgctaatctttttaattttaattttttattttttgtgaattataccttctaaatttatcatggatcaaattttaattgatttttaaaaatattttgtacctataatttgatttcttaactttattaattttcatgacAATAATATAAGATTGAgaaatttttaacatttaacaacaataattttgattacagTTGCATTAACATGAATTgtctaattagaaatattacaaatcattaataaaagaTAGCAAGTTATGCAATCGGAGGGAGTTTAGAAAAGTTTCAGTTAACAACATTAAAAATGGTCTAATAGGTTTAAAAGGAGACGTGCAAAAACGAAAATCAAGTAGACTTACATTTAGTCATAGTTATGATTGCTTTCCTATGATACAAATgtaatgtatatttaaatcgcttttatcaaataagttttttttagaaaaaataatttattttcttaagttGATTCAAATAAGTCCTAAGGGGCCATTTGAGGGAAGGGAAGGAATgaggaaaaatgaagataaagTGGAGGAAACAATTATTATACTCTTTGTTAGGGGGAAATATCAAGTGGAAGGATTATGAAGggattattataatccttgTTTGAACGAAGGATTATGGGGCAAAgattatgacaaaaaaattgtatttttattttttcatttgtgtaattttttttttatttgtacatTAACctgaatatgacaaaaatatatattttttttcttgggaaTGAAACTCTTGTTTTTTTCGAAAACCCAATACAAAATAAGAATGTGCTaatattttttgcatttgtaTAAATTGTTCGTAACGTAAAGCCACCGTAATCCAAGAGTtcacaacaaattttattaaattcttttattgattttgtataaatatttttttttacttgtaacGTACACctaatacattttcaaaagtaaagttttttttttcatttgtgcagtagtttttttttttttttttttttttttacattaaatcCACcacacaaaatattttttttgttgtataaaatatgtttaaaaaaattatatcgtaaattcaattcacaaagaaattgtattatttaattttttatttgtcttcAATTTGTAGTTCAATTTGATCCGCAAAtccaatatattaaaaaatatgcttttaaaaaaaaattatggcaaatatttgtttttattacgGCAACCCCACATGAGAAAGAAGttgaattacatttttttccatgtGTAAGAAATACTTATAGAATATTTTTCGtaaaccaaatacaaataaaagttgtattaaatttttttttttttgcgtttgtctaaacttatttattttgttcgcACTGTTTTCCAAAAAGAcgaaaatttatattaaaataatgtttatattttatttctactGCAACCCCAACACACaacaaatatgtattaattttaaagttgattttctataaaaaaaaaaaaaaaagaactttggACCATACACACAATacacaatacaaacaaattatattattctttttcatttatgtaaaatatgtttcttcAAGTTGTACTGtaaatagaatacaaaaagaaatttgtattttaagtttgtatCAACAAtcctataaataaaaaattggattatgttgttttttcattttcaagatttcatttttttttatttgttaattttgttttcttcacgAGAACGATAAGAAACATATTAGAGATGAGGATTAATTCGTTTGTTACGTGAGGAGAGGAGAGAATGattaattcatttgaaaaataaaataaataagaggaTTAATTTGGAgcgaaaaaaataaatgaagaacaaGAATGATTATATTGACAAATAGAGTGATTATGTTAGAAAATAGAAGGATTAAATGAGAAAAGTGAGGTAACAAATAAGCTCTCGTTGATCCATGGGCCAAACAAGGAAATGACTAACttagttttttcctttctccttTGATTGGTGCGCCAAACAAGGAAATGACTAACttagtatttttctttcttcctaaATCTTCTAATTAAAGTGACCAACGAAATAAacgaaaaatatatatttaaatcttaaattttgtaacaTAGGTACAACAtactcttaaaattttaaattatgtgtAATCatgtgttttaaattttaatcatgtgtcaaatatattcaaattttcacgctttttgacatttatttttttcaagttttactTAAGGGATGTGattcatattttcttcctacaaataaagaaaaaatatagatgaaaaataaagttgtaatgagttcatttatttttatattttgaaccaaaatgtactatttttccatttttttaaattgtgtaaACAaaagactttttttctttttttcttcttacatatataaaaagaaaattaaatattttttcgcTCAAAACAACCACAAATTCCATCTACATTTAGTAacaaaaatcttatttaatacgtaaaattataaacacatatttatatgatttgtttttttagtccaattatttcaatttttaatttatttgaatttttatccagaaattattattataataattttagaaaacatttcaaatgaaagcagtagtttaattttgagaactaaatttttttaaaaaaaatcttatgtATTGTTTGTTaatcaaacatttattttaaataaataataaatattaatgtcgatttttcaattttattttaatttcacgtgtaaaaaaaatggaaaaaacatGAAGACTCTCCATTTACCCATTTTTTAACCCAATGCTTTTACACTATGGGCCAAACAACCTCTTCAAGTTTAGAGAAGTGTggtatatgtaaattttttagCTCTAACATGGTTGCCTCTACTTTctaattctaaattaattaataaattatatccCTTTACTTCTGGACGTATTGGACGTAGCTATAATACACGTTAGTGTTTAAatcactagaagaaatttggtCTTTAATTTCTGTTTAAacttagatatatttttttgtaaagaaataattttacaaaaaaaaaataataataaatgatagttttaatgttggttttaaatcgacattaatTCTTTATGTTACGGACGTTAAACATCCGCATTTtaaaaactgacattaaacatccatttttatttttcccaaCCGACGTCAAATACCATATTTCTTCTAGTGAATCTTCGTATTGGTTCTCATtactttatgttttatgttttttttatttgtcgattctttaatattaaaaGTGTACATAAATCTCTTTGCACCATCGTCTTGACAACACTAGTTTTAAATCGATAAAGGTATATAACATAGTGAATCTCGATATTGTCTGACATTTGAGTGAAGCGAATACAAACTTGATTTCTATCTTTCTTGTTGCCTAGAAGTTTAGACTACTTGTCATGTATTTCCTTCGTCACGTGTTAAAGCTTTACCTTTAAATTTAGGGTAGATTTGAATTTactagagaaaaaatgtttttcgaaaataatagttaattttatttaaactattttaattaaaacgatttaaaaagttattgtGTGGATGCAGTTGTCaaacactttaattttttttaaatgacttgtttcaaaattaaacacacTTGAAAAGTTAAAGTCGAACGACACccttaatatatttgtaattaaaaggACTAAAGCTATATATtgattaattcattttctcctAACACCTAAAAACTTAcaccctttttaatttttaaaatctaaaaagatTACATAGAAAAGTTAGAAGGTTACCcctcaaaaaaaagaaaaagaaaaaatctcaTGACAGTGAAGAGTGAGCACAAGCATTACATAATATCATTATATCAGGTGATGATCCTCCAAACTCCATAAGTTTTCAACCATTGAATCTTCCATCAGCCAATCAGGTGCTGCCATGTGGACatcacaatcttcaatttcCCAAGCACCCAATGAACAAACTGGCTCTTGTTTTTGCTTCTGCATCTCCACCATGTTCAACCTCCAAGCTTCCTCAAATTCATCACAAGAATTTGGTGGGGGTTGTGAGATTTCAGGCCATTGGCTGACTGAACATGGCACCCGAAGAGGAGCGGCATCACCCATGTGGTCGTTGAACGGATGAATGGCAGTTTCAAACGAGTTCGGTGATGTTGTGTTTTGAAGAGCTGATGGAGGAGGAAAATTGAGGGAGAAGTTAGAGGATTGGTCCATGGCTTCTAGCATACTCAAATGATGAATTGCATCCAAAAATCTCTTGCTGTTTGCCTCAACTTTAAGCTGGCGTAACTGTTTTTGAACTCTTGTCCTCCAATAGTTCTTGATTTCGTTATCCGTTCTTCCG
This genomic interval carries:
- the LOC101220321 gene encoding transcription factor MYB24; the encoded protein is MISMANLSIKSENYKKASEEEISELRRGPWTIEEDTLLIRYIAVHGEGQWNILAKQAGLKRTGKSCRLRWLNYLKPDVKRGNLTLQEQLLILELHSKWGNRWSKIAQHLPGRTDNEIKNYWRTRVQKQLRQLKVEANSKRFLDAIHHLSMLEAMDQSSNFSLNFPPPSALQNTTSPNSFETAIHPFNDHMGDAAPLRVPCSVSQWPEISQPPPNSCDEFEEAWRLNMVEMQKQKQEPVCSLGAWEIEDCDVHMAAPDWLMEDSMVENLWSLEDHHLI